Proteins encoded by one window of Chrysemys picta bellii isolate R12L10 chromosome 10, ASM1138683v2, whole genome shotgun sequence:
- the LOC101951307 gene encoding kinesin-like protein KIF19 isoform X19 — MVVLMDPSEDPDDILRANRSREKTFIFDMVFDHKATQEEVYVSTTKNLVEGIISGYNATVFAYGPTGAGKTYTMLGTDCDPGIYIRTLNDLFKAIEATSDNMDYTVSMSYLEIYNEVIRDLLNPSSGFLDLREDARGSIQIAGITEVSTTNAQEIKQLLTKGNIERTQEPTVANKTSSRSHAVLRVTVKQKSRVKNINEDVHVGRLFMVDLAGSERAVQQTQNRGKRMKEGAHINRSLLALGNCISALSEKGGSRAQYVNFRDSKLTRLLKDSLGGNSRTVMIAHISPASIYFEESRTTLIYAYRAKNIKTRVKRNLLNVSYHIAQYTSIISDLRREIEGLKAKIENQEKEKSAIRSDVRDVQVEAHQDSEAYSRQEMNKLREQLIGAFKEQMEMRRSLMELEHTNIELHIDTSRHLLTIADWEREKTQHARKCYNKLVNGKEDENMEEADRELEGAGSPELHEVTVAREEINMLLAELRKTATLKSELERRLANAKKKASQMEKLLPKQITSVDQREVLRLLCKAHELEVGNTELQANASYKENLLCQKDFVIQRQQQHGLLCEEIIQQQQMLIKGHDIPVPETLGTLYQLHCRELEEGTLTRLLLLHSVMSSTLRSHQPPFFLWPQGGSALNIAQQLDLNKEEARKGLSGNRKGLPSGAKFELPSIVLESESDNYRSSKTTPARKLGNPDTHLSPTFFRLPRTPLHQQKPTGVAVGKMTSKLCSPTSLDLNRRKSAAEIALAPLSLEALTEIAVSTKSISRIAARRRSRARHREHGSQLTSGHFFEEDTSELKYLQSSFTPEPHVKDTVSIESLSAESQRKEQLYYTAKRELKKDREREKSAERKARKKRSRSLEPISQKISKAKHRTPSSHNMDNVSEDQLPRAKLFQPLKIMSNLSHATPAATKVKFPISHHTEENPLQVLEISNTPPSNVQQSNAGQTRGQVLQKRVKGPIDGASNQPKNQPITSFKNLPRSK; from the exons ATGGTGGTTCTGATGGACCCAAGTGAAGATCCAGACGACATCTTGCGAGCCAATCGATCCCGAGAGAAGACATTTATATTTGATATGGTTTTTGATCACAAAGCGACCCAG GAGGAGGTGTACGTGTCCACGACCAAAAACTTGGTAGAAGGAATCATTTCTGGATACAATGCAACTGTTTTTGCATATGGCCCAACAG GGGCAGGGAAAACCTACACTATGCTAGGGACAGACTGTGATCCTGGGATCTACATCCGCACCCTAAATGACCTCTTTAAAGCCATTGAGGCAACCAGTGACAACATGGATTACACCGTCTCCATGTCGTACCTAGAG atttatAACGAAGTGATCCGTGACCTCCTGAATCCATCCTCTGGATTCCTAGACCTCAGAGAGGATGCTAGGGGTAGCATCCAGATAGCAGGAATTACTGAAGTCTCTACTACGAATGCGCAGGAG ATCAAGCAGCTGTTAACAAAAGGAAACATAGAACGCACTCAGGAACCCACCGTTGCCAACAAGACATCTTCCCGCTCACATGCAGTCCTCCGGGTCACAGTGAAACAGAAGAGTCGGGTGAAGAATATTAATGAGGACGTGCACGTGGGGAGGCTTTTCATGGTTGACTTGGCAGGGTCTGAGAGAGCAGTCCAG CAGACTCAGAACCGAGGCAAGAGAATGAAGGAGGGAGCCCATATCAACCGCTCGCTGCTAGCTCTGGGGAACTGCATCAGTGCCTTGAGTGAGAAGGGAGGAAGTCGGGCCCAGTATGTCAATTTTCGAGACAGCAAACTCACACGCTTGTTGAAG GACTCATTAGGGGGTAACAGCAGGACAGTTATGATTGCCCACATCAGTCCTGCCAGCATCTACTTTGAAGAATCTCGAACAACCTTGATCTATGCTTATCGAGCAAAAAACATCAAGACAAGG GTAAAACGCAACCTGCTGAATGTCTCCTATCACATTGCACAGTACACCAGCATCATTTCAGATCTACGCAGGGAGATTGAGGGTCTGAAGGCAAAGATTGAAAATCAGGAAAAGGAGAAGAGTGCAATCCGCTCTGACGTCAGGGATGTACAAG TGGAGGCACATCAGGATTCGGAGGCATACAGCCGGCAAGAGATGAACAAGTTACGGGAGCAGCTGATCGGGGCTTTCAAGGAGCAAATGGAGATGCGCCGCAGCCTCATGGAGCTGGAGCACACCAACATTGAGCTACACATTGATACCTCCAGGCATTTGCTAACGATTGCCGA CTGGGAACGAGAGAAGACTCAGCATGCTCGGAAGTGTTATAACAAGCTGGTGAACGGAAAGGAAGATGAAAACATGGAGGAGGCAGACAGAGAATTAGAGGGGGCAGGTTCTCCTGAACTTCATGAAGTCACTGTAGCAAGAGAGGAGATCAACATGCTGTTGGCAGAGCTGCGAAAAACAGCAACCTTAAAG TCGGAGCTGGAGCGGCGCTTAGCCAATGCCAAGAAAAAAGCCTCCCAGATGGAGAAGCTGTTACCCAAACAAATCACCAGTGTGGACCAGCGAGAGGTGCTGAGACTTCTCTGCAAGGCTCATGAACTGGAGGTGGGGAACACGGAGTTGCAGGCGAATGCCTCGTACAAGGAGAATCTGCTGTGCCAGAAGGATTTTGTCAtccagcggcagcagcagcacgggCTGCTCTGCGAGGAAATcattcagcagcagcaaatgCTGATCAAAG gCCATGACATCCCTGTCCCAGAGACCCTGGGGACGCTGTATCAACTGCACTGCCGTGAGCTAGAGGAGGGGACCCTGACCCGCCTGCTCCTGCTTCACTCTGTGATGTCCAGCACGCTGAGG TCCCACCAACCTCCTTTTTTTCTGTGGCCCCAGGGTGGCTCTGCTCTGAATATAGCTCAGCAGCTGGACCTAAACAAAGAAGAGGCCAGAAAAGGGCTATCTGGCAACAGGAAGGGTCTTCCTTCTGGAGCAAAGTTTGAGCTTCCGTCCATTGTCTTGGAGTCAGAGAG TGACAACTACAGATCATCTAAAACGACACCTGCTAGGAAACTGGGGAATCCAGATACCCATCTCAGCCCTACTTTCTTTCGCTTGCCAAGAACCCCACTGCACCAG CAGAAACCAACTGGCGTTGCTGTAGGAAAGATGACCTCCAAGCTATGTTCCCCCACCTCCCTGGACTTAAATAGGAGAAAGTCAGCTGCAGAGATCGCTCTTGCCCCACTCAGTCTGGAGGCCTTGACGGAGATTGCTGTTAGCACCAAAAGCATCTCCCGCATTGCAGCCAGACGGCGTTCCAGAGCCCGACACAGAGAGCATGGGAGTCAGCTTACCTCTGGGCATTTCTTTGAGGAGGATACATCGGAGCTGAAATATCTGCAGTCCAGCTTCACTCCAGAGCCTCACGTGAAAGACACCGTGAGTATCGAGAGCCTCTCAGCGGAGTCCCAGAGAAAGGAGCAGCTGTACTACACAGCCAAGAGAGAACTGAAGAAGGATCGAGAACGAGAGAAATCAGCTGAGAGGAAAGCCAGGAAGAAAAGATCTCGTTCCCTTGAACCAATCTCCCAAAAG ATCTCGAAAGCAAAGCATCGGACTCCCTCGAGCCACAATATGGACAATGTTTCTGAGGACCAGCTGCCCCGAGCTAAACTCTTCCAGCCGTTGAAGATCATGAGCAACTTATCCCATGCCACTCCTGCTGCCACCAAGGTCAAATTCCCCATCAGTCACCATACAG AAGAAAATCCATTACAGGTGCTGGAGATAAGCAACACTCCCCCAAGCAATGTTCAGCAGAGCAATGCAGGTCAGACCAGAGGCCAGGTCCTACAAAAGCGGGTCAAAG
- the LOC101951307 gene encoding kinesin-like protein KIF19 isoform X20, with protein sequence MVVLMDPSEDPDDILRANRSREKTFIFDMVFDHKATQEEVYVSTTKNLVEGIISGYNATVFAYGPTGAGKTYTMLGTDCDPGIYIRTLNDLFKAIEATSDNMDYTVSMSYLEIYNEVIRDLLNPSSGFLDLREDARGSIQIAGITEVSTTNAQEIKQLLTKGNIERTQEPTVANKTSSRSHAVLRVTVKQKSRVKNINEDVHVGRLFMVDLAGSERAVQTQNRGKRMKEGAHINRSLLALGNCISALSEKGGSRAQYVNFRDSKLTRLLKDSLGGNSRTVMIAHISPASIYFEESRTTLIYAYRAKNIKTRVKRNLLNVSYHIAQYTSIISDLRREIEGLKAKIENQEKEKSAIRSDVRDVQVEAHQDSEAYSRQEMNKLREQLIGAFKEQMEMRRSLMELEHTNIELHIDTSRHLLTIADWEREKTQHARKCYNKLVNGKEDENMEEADRELEGAGSPELHEVTVAREEINMLLAELRKTATLKSELERRLANAKKKASQMEKLLPKQITSVDQREVLRLLCKAHELEVGNTELQANASYKENLLCQKDFVIQRQQQHGLLCEEIIQQQQMLIKGHDIPVPETLGTLYQLHCRELEEGTLTRLLLLHSVMSSTLRGGSALNIAQQLDLNKEEARKGLSGNRKGLPSGAKFELPSIVLESESDNYRSSKTTPARKLGNPDTHLSPTFFRLPRTPLHQKPTGVAVGKMTSKLCSPTSLDLNRRKSAAEIALAPLSLEALTEIAVSTKSISRIAARRRSRARHREHGSQLTSGHFFEEDTSELKYLQSSFTPEPHVKDTVSIESLSAESQRKEQLYYTAKRELKKDREREKSAERKARKKRSRSLEPISQKISKAKHRTPSSHNMDNVSEDQLPRAKLFQPLKIMSNLSHATPAATKVKFPISHHTEENPLQVLEISNTPPSNVQQSNAGQTRGQVLQKRVKGPIDGASNQPKNQPITSFKNLPRSK encoded by the exons ATGGTGGTTCTGATGGACCCAAGTGAAGATCCAGACGACATCTTGCGAGCCAATCGATCCCGAGAGAAGACATTTATATTTGATATGGTTTTTGATCACAAAGCGACCCAG GAGGAGGTGTACGTGTCCACGACCAAAAACTTGGTAGAAGGAATCATTTCTGGATACAATGCAACTGTTTTTGCATATGGCCCAACAG GGGCAGGGAAAACCTACACTATGCTAGGGACAGACTGTGATCCTGGGATCTACATCCGCACCCTAAATGACCTCTTTAAAGCCATTGAGGCAACCAGTGACAACATGGATTACACCGTCTCCATGTCGTACCTAGAG atttatAACGAAGTGATCCGTGACCTCCTGAATCCATCCTCTGGATTCCTAGACCTCAGAGAGGATGCTAGGGGTAGCATCCAGATAGCAGGAATTACTGAAGTCTCTACTACGAATGCGCAGGAG ATCAAGCAGCTGTTAACAAAAGGAAACATAGAACGCACTCAGGAACCCACCGTTGCCAACAAGACATCTTCCCGCTCACATGCAGTCCTCCGGGTCACAGTGAAACAGAAGAGTCGGGTGAAGAATATTAATGAGGACGTGCACGTGGGGAGGCTTTTCATGGTTGACTTGGCAGGGTCTGAGAGAGCAGTCCAG ACTCAGAACCGAGGCAAGAGAATGAAGGAGGGAGCCCATATCAACCGCTCGCTGCTAGCTCTGGGGAACTGCATCAGTGCCTTGAGTGAGAAGGGAGGAAGTCGGGCCCAGTATGTCAATTTTCGAGACAGCAAACTCACACGCTTGTTGAAG GACTCATTAGGGGGTAACAGCAGGACAGTTATGATTGCCCACATCAGTCCTGCCAGCATCTACTTTGAAGAATCTCGAACAACCTTGATCTATGCTTATCGAGCAAAAAACATCAAGACAAGG GTAAAACGCAACCTGCTGAATGTCTCCTATCACATTGCACAGTACACCAGCATCATTTCAGATCTACGCAGGGAGATTGAGGGTCTGAAGGCAAAGATTGAAAATCAGGAAAAGGAGAAGAGTGCAATCCGCTCTGACGTCAGGGATGTACAAG TGGAGGCACATCAGGATTCGGAGGCATACAGCCGGCAAGAGATGAACAAGTTACGGGAGCAGCTGATCGGGGCTTTCAAGGAGCAAATGGAGATGCGCCGCAGCCTCATGGAGCTGGAGCACACCAACATTGAGCTACACATTGATACCTCCAGGCATTTGCTAACGATTGCCGA CTGGGAACGAGAGAAGACTCAGCATGCTCGGAAGTGTTATAACAAGCTGGTGAACGGAAAGGAAGATGAAAACATGGAGGAGGCAGACAGAGAATTAGAGGGGGCAGGTTCTCCTGAACTTCATGAAGTCACTGTAGCAAGAGAGGAGATCAACATGCTGTTGGCAGAGCTGCGAAAAACAGCAACCTTAAAG TCGGAGCTGGAGCGGCGCTTAGCCAATGCCAAGAAAAAAGCCTCCCAGATGGAGAAGCTGTTACCCAAACAAATCACCAGTGTGGACCAGCGAGAGGTGCTGAGACTTCTCTGCAAGGCTCATGAACTGGAGGTGGGGAACACGGAGTTGCAGGCGAATGCCTCGTACAAGGAGAATCTGCTGTGCCAGAAGGATTTTGTCAtccagcggcagcagcagcacgggCTGCTCTGCGAGGAAATcattcagcagcagcaaatgCTGATCAAAG gCCATGACATCCCTGTCCCAGAGACCCTGGGGACGCTGTATCAACTGCACTGCCGTGAGCTAGAGGAGGGGACCCTGACCCGCCTGCTCCTGCTTCACTCTGTGATGTCCAGCACGCTGAGG GGTGGCTCTGCTCTGAATATAGCTCAGCAGCTGGACCTAAACAAAGAAGAGGCCAGAAAAGGGCTATCTGGCAACAGGAAGGGTCTTCCTTCTGGAGCAAAGTTTGAGCTTCCGTCCATTGTCTTGGAGTCAGAGAG TGACAACTACAGATCATCTAAAACGACACCTGCTAGGAAACTGGGGAATCCAGATACCCATCTCAGCCCTACTTTCTTTCGCTTGCCAAGAACCCCACTGCACCAG AAACCAACTGGCGTTGCTGTAGGAAAGATGACCTCCAAGCTATGTTCCCCCACCTCCCTGGACTTAAATAGGAGAAAGTCAGCTGCAGAGATCGCTCTTGCCCCACTCAGTCTGGAGGCCTTGACGGAGATTGCTGTTAGCACCAAAAGCATCTCCCGCATTGCAGCCAGACGGCGTTCCAGAGCCCGACACAGAGAGCATGGGAGTCAGCTTACCTCTGGGCATTTCTTTGAGGAGGATACATCGGAGCTGAAATATCTGCAGTCCAGCTTCACTCCAGAGCCTCACGTGAAAGACACCGTGAGTATCGAGAGCCTCTCAGCGGAGTCCCAGAGAAAGGAGCAGCTGTACTACACAGCCAAGAGAGAACTGAAGAAGGATCGAGAACGAGAGAAATCAGCTGAGAGGAAAGCCAGGAAGAAAAGATCTCGTTCCCTTGAACCAATCTCCCAAAAG ATCTCGAAAGCAAAGCATCGGACTCCCTCGAGCCACAATATGGACAATGTTTCTGAGGACCAGCTGCCCCGAGCTAAACTCTTCCAGCCGTTGAAGATCATGAGCAACTTATCCCATGCCACTCCTGCTGCCACCAAGGTCAAATTCCCCATCAGTCACCATACAG AAGAAAATCCATTACAGGTGCTGGAGATAAGCAACACTCCCCCAAGCAATGTTCAGCAGAGCAATGCAGGTCAGACCAGAGGCCAGGTCCTACAAAAGCGGGTCAAAG